A genomic segment from Candidatus Viadribacter manganicus encodes:
- a CDS encoding uracil-DNA glycosylase family protein: protein MSSARALTSLVREIEACRVCADNLPHEPRPVVWVDARARILIAGQAPGRRVHESGIPWNDASGDRLRAWMELDRDAFYDKRNIAVAAMGFCFPGTVNGADLPPRGECAPLWRPRLLPLLKNVQLTLLVGAYAQRYHLGGAVKSSLGETVSAWRDYPADVMPLPHPSWRNTGWLKRNPWFEQDLLPELRRRVSSALR from the coding sequence ATGAGTTCCGCGCGCGCACTGACATCGCTTGTTCGCGAGATCGAGGCGTGTCGCGTCTGTGCGGACAACTTGCCGCACGAACCGCGCCCTGTTGTGTGGGTGGATGCACGCGCGCGAATTTTGATCGCTGGCCAAGCGCCTGGTCGCCGTGTGCACGAGAGCGGCATTCCGTGGAACGATGCTTCCGGTGATCGTCTGCGCGCCTGGATGGAGCTCGATCGGGACGCCTTCTATGACAAGCGCAACATTGCCGTGGCGGCGATGGGGTTCTGCTTTCCCGGCACTGTAAACGGCGCTGATCTGCCGCCCCGGGGCGAATGTGCGCCCCTGTGGCGTCCTCGCTTGCTGCCACTTTTGAAGAATGTGCAGTTGACGCTGCTGGTCGGCGCTTATGCCCAACGCTATCATCTGGGCGGTGCTGTGAAGTCGAGTCTCGGCGAAACGGTGAGCGCGTGGCGCGATTATCCCGCCGATGTCATGCCTTTGCCGCATCCGTCGTGGCGAAATACGGGCTGGCTGAAGCGCAATCCATGGTTCGAACAAGATTTGCTCCCCGAGTTGCGGCGCAGGGTTTCATCGGCCTTGCGTTGA
- a CDS encoding ATP-binding protein, whose amino-acid sequence MRAALDSTLAYLTERRKSEERLFDDLRYVQNGARQLYQQHLGRLEPQQSARRFDRLFPLQADGTRRSADMLFDGGLDPDGIDVGGIGSFMADGGALTVEEKRELYAAYLVLRDMGPIMRARLNNLYFFTPSNRMVMYAPDREDRLSYYRHEAPASFSFQHEEFAQISTSSANPDALTRCTGLRSLITDRTNTRLSSACLTPVDVNGRRQGAWGSSITVADDLQASVRNALTGMSNAILDRHGALIAHPRLTQAGASEAATEVAEELGIARVMAFIGESGQDSGVIPTPVNGNYVVFARIAGPDWIFLSLVPKEAASQYAGKSAGVFLLIGVLAVLAQVLLLASLMYRWVVRPTLRLTQAASMNASLSIDDLTLRKDEIGELARALAERDQRDAERMSELAAASASAEAANAAKSHFLAMMSHELRTPLNAIIGYTEILREDAGDEGYDVTDHDRVLVAARRLLHLINEILDLSKVESGRMVLHIQNTDVGDVAREAVDAVRPQAEANGNRVVLEVQPGLPLVRTDDFKLGQCLLNLLSNASKFTKGGVISLRVSARSDKVVFEIADTGIGIPADKLETLFEPFVQAESSTTRTFGGTGLGLAITRRMAQLMGGDVSVRSEIGKGSVFTLTIAAESATNVEPELEAAK is encoded by the coding sequence ATGCGTGCTGCCCTGGATTCGACGCTCGCTTACCTGACTGAGCGGCGGAAGTCCGAGGAGCGGTTGTTCGACGATTTGCGTTACGTCCAAAACGGCGCGCGCCAGCTTTACCAGCAGCACCTGGGCCGCTTGGAGCCACAACAATCGGCGCGACGCTTTGATCGGCTCTTCCCATTGCAGGCGGATGGCACGCGCCGAAGCGCCGACATGCTGTTTGATGGCGGTCTCGATCCAGATGGCATCGATGTTGGCGGCATCGGTTCGTTCATGGCCGACGGGGGCGCGCTAACAGTCGAAGAAAAACGCGAGCTGTACGCCGCATATCTGGTGCTTCGAGACATGGGCCCCATCATGCGCGCCCGACTCAACAACCTCTATTTCTTCACGCCAAGCAATCGCATGGTGATGTACGCGCCCGATCGGGAAGATCGGCTCAGCTATTATCGCCACGAAGCGCCTGCCTCATTCAGCTTCCAGCATGAAGAGTTCGCCCAAATCTCGACCTCGTCGGCAAATCCCGACGCGCTGACGCGCTGCACGGGTTTGCGCAGCCTGATCACCGACCGCACCAACACGCGCTTGTCTTCCGCATGTTTGACACCGGTAGATGTGAACGGCCGCCGCCAAGGCGCGTGGGGCAGCAGCATCACCGTCGCGGATGATCTGCAGGCTTCGGTACGCAACGCTCTGACGGGTATGTCCAACGCTATCCTCGATCGTCACGGTGCGCTCATCGCCCATCCGCGGCTGACGCAAGCGGGGGCTTCTGAGGCAGCGACGGAGGTCGCGGAGGAACTCGGCATCGCTCGTGTCATGGCGTTCATCGGTGAGTCCGGCCAGGACAGCGGCGTGATCCCGACGCCGGTGAACGGCAATTACGTCGTGTTCGCGCGCATCGCCGGCCCGGACTGGATTTTCCTTTCGCTTGTGCCCAAAGAGGCCGCCTCTCAATATGCAGGCAAGAGCGCTGGCGTTTTCTTGCTGATCGGCGTGTTAGCCGTGCTCGCGCAAGTGCTGCTCCTGGCGTCGCTCATGTATCGCTGGGTCGTGCGCCCGACGTTGCGTCTGACGCAGGCGGCAAGCATGAATGCAAGCCTCTCAATCGACGATCTTACGCTTCGCAAAGATGAGATCGGCGAGCTTGCGCGTGCGCTGGCCGAACGCGATCAGCGTGACGCGGAGCGCATGAGCGAACTCGCCGCCGCGAGCGCGAGCGCCGAAGCTGCGAACGCTGCAAAATCTCACTTCCTGGCGATGATGAGCCACGAATTGCGCACGCCGCTCAATGCGATCATCGGTTATACGGAAATCCTTCGCGAAGATGCCGGCGATGAGGGCTATGACGTCACCGATCATGATCGTGTGCTGGTCGCTGCCCGGCGCCTCCTGCATTTGATCAACGAAATCCTCGATCTCTCAAAGGTCGAGTCCGGACGTATGGTGTTGCACATCCAGAACACCGACGTGGGAGATGTCGCTCGCGAGGCCGTCGATGCGGTGCGTCCGCAGGCTGAGGCTAACGGTAATCGTGTCGTGCTGGAGGTGCAACCTGGACTGCCGCTGGTGCGCACGGACGACTTCAAGCTCGGGCAGTGCCTGCTGAACCTGCTTTCAAACGCCTCAAAGTTTACTAAGGGCGGGGTCATCTCGCTGCGCGTTTCTGCGCGCTCGGATAAGGTTGTGTTCGAAATCGCCGACACCGGCATCGGGATTCCGGCCGACAAGCTCGAAACCTTGTTCGAGCCGTTCGTTCAGGCCGAAAGCTCCACCACACGAACGTTCGGCGGAACAGGCCTCGGCCTCGCTATTACGCGCCGCATGGCGCAGCTCATGGGCGGTGATGTGTCGGTGCGCAGTGAAATCGGCAAAGGCTCGGTATTCACGCTCACAATCGCGGCGGAGAGCGCCACAAACGTCGAGCCGGAACTCGAAGCTGCGAAGTAG
- a CDS encoding ABC transporter permease yields the protein MSLAATPARSDAPRLDGVALAAAVATLVCAAPAIAVIALSLTQESEASFGGALIREGAIGTFSLVLAGGTGAVVFGALAAWLVTLCKFPGRALFEWLLVVPLAAPSYILAYAYASMTWAGGSPLPVQGYWGAAFIYAVGLYPYVYLAARAAFASQSACALEAARMLGASPLRVFWRVALPLARPGIAAGAALACMEIAADYGAAQHFGLSTLSTAVFRAWYAHGAPALALQISAVLLVAAMVFLFVERSARGRAAYTGGSSRWRPLPRYELNPIVGVLASAFCGALIVFGAALPLLWLGRLAILHADVADIVGPFVNSIVLSSAGALLTLALAAAIAVATRRAKSWGNVPIFAAGMGYAAPGAVVALGALSLFALARDAGWVGGLGATLSLAALFWTYAARFASAGVGPIDAGLARLSKGLDASARTLGAGPWRRFAEIDLPIAAPSLAAAALILFVEILKELPATLILRPFNFDTLAVKAYSYASDERLLQAAAPALLIFLAGLAPIIVLARNIERGRAGVAS from the coding sequence ATGAGCCTTGCCGCCACCCCTGCTCGCTCTGACGCGCCACGCCTTGACGGCGTGGCGCTGGCGGCGGCTGTCGCGACTTTGGTTTGTGCGGCGCCGGCAATCGCCGTCATTGCGCTTTCACTGACCCAAGAAAGTGAAGCGAGCTTCGGCGGCGCGCTGATCCGCGAGGGCGCGATCGGGACCTTCTCCCTCGTGCTGGCGGGCGGAACGGGCGCAGTCGTCTTTGGTGCGCTGGCGGCGTGGCTGGTGACGCTATGCAAGTTTCCGGGACGTGCGCTGTTTGAATGGCTGCTTGTCGTGCCGCTTGCGGCGCCGAGCTACATTTTGGCTTACGCGTACGCGAGCATGACCTGGGCCGGCGGTTCGCCGTTGCCGGTGCAAGGCTATTGGGGCGCGGCGTTCATCTATGCCGTTGGCCTCTATCCTTACGTGTACCTCGCCGCGCGTGCGGCGTTCGCGAGCCAATCAGCATGCGCGCTCGAAGCAGCGCGTATGCTGGGCGCGTCACCGCTGCGTGTGTTTTGGCGCGTGGCATTGCCTTTGGCGCGCCCAGGCATTGCCGCGGGCGCCGCGCTCGCGTGCATGGAGATCGCGGCAGACTACGGCGCTGCTCAACATTTTGGACTAAGCACACTTTCGACTGCCGTGTTTCGCGCCTGGTACGCGCATGGCGCGCCGGCGCTGGCGTTGCAGATTTCGGCCGTATTGCTTGTTGCGGCGATGGTGTTTCTATTCGTCGAACGGAGTGCGCGCGGGCGGGCGGCGTATACTGGGGGATCGTCGCGTTGGCGCCCGCTGCCGCGCTATGAACTCAATCCAATAGTGGGCGTCCTGGCTTCGGCATTCTGCGGCGCATTGATCGTATTTGGCGCGGCGCTGCCGCTACTTTGGCTGGGGCGCTTGGCAATCTTGCACGCGGACGTCGCGGATATCGTCGGGCCGTTCGTCAATTCAATCGTGCTTTCTTCGGCAGGTGCGCTGCTGACACTCGCGCTTGCAGCAGCGATCGCTGTGGCGACACGTCGGGCAAAATCGTGGGGCAACGTCCCGATCTTTGCCGCCGGCATGGGCTATGCAGCGCCGGGGGCAGTCGTTGCGCTGGGTGCGCTCTCGCTTTTTGCATTGGCGCGCGACGCGGGATGGGTTGGCGGATTAGGCGCAACGCTTTCACTGGCCGCGCTGTTCTGGACGTATGCGGCCCGCTTTGCATCGGCTGGCGTCGGGCCGATCGATGCAGGCCTGGCGCGGCTCTCGAAGGGGCTCGATGCTTCGGCGCGCACACTCGGCGCGGGACCATGGCGGCGCTTTGCAGAAATTGATTTGCCTATTGCAGCGCCGAGCCTGGCAGCGGCGGCGCTGATCTTGTTTGTGGAAATTCTAAAAGAGCTCCCCGCGACCTTGATCCTGCGTCCGTTCAACTTCGATACGCTGGCGGTAAAGGCGTATTCGTACGCCAGTGATGAGCGCCTGCTACAAGCGGCGGCGCCGGCGTTGCTGATCTTCCTCGCGGGCCTTGCGCCGATCATCGTCCTTGCGCGCAACATCGAACGCGGGCGCGCGGGAGTTGCCTCATGA
- a CDS encoding ABC transporter ATP-binding protein has protein sequence MSSVQVSGVHRSYGKTRVLDNVSFTAPEGEVVALLGPSGSGKSTILRLIAGLEPLDAGEIHLAGERVSAKNYTRATEARRVGMVFQDYSLFPHLTVGANVAFGLDKVGRAERDETSLRWLDRVGLKHRAGAYPHELSGGEQQRVALARALAPKPHAILLDEPFSGLDAVLRAELRDATLATLAEARTTTLFVTHDAEDALQAADRLVILKAGRVLQEAAPREAYDRPASLDAAAALGPVNVFCGIVANGVVATPFGTVASQHLANGTAAQVAVRAEALALAPGEDARVVAVRPHGAHDLVRIEAQGATWRVLTPPRTALGETVSVRIQPAGAFAFSG, from the coding sequence ATGAGCAGCGTGCAGGTCAGCGGCGTGCATCGCAGCTACGGCAAGACGCGCGTCCTGGACAATGTGTCGTTCACGGCGCCGGAAGGCGAAGTAGTTGCGCTTTTGGGGCCCTCGGGATCTGGCAAGTCGACCATCCTTCGCCTGATTGCGGGCTTGGAGCCGCTCGACGCGGGTGAAATCCATCTGGCTGGCGAGCGCGTCTCCGCGAAGAATTACACACGCGCGACCGAAGCACGGCGCGTCGGGATGGTGTTTCAGGACTACTCGCTCTTTCCCCACCTCACGGTGGGCGCGAATGTTGCGTTCGGCCTGGACAAGGTCGGGCGTGCAGAACGCGATGAGACATCGCTGCGTTGGCTTGACCGGGTTGGTCTCAAGCATCGCGCAGGCGCCTATCCGCATGAACTTTCCGGCGGCGAACAACAACGCGTGGCGCTGGCGCGCGCACTCGCGCCTAAGCCACATGCAATCTTACTGGATGAGCCGTTCTCGGGTTTGGACGCGGTGCTGCGCGCCGAGCTACGCGACGCAACGCTCGCGACACTCGCCGAAGCGCGCACAACAACGTTGTTCGTGACGCACGATGCGGAAGATGCGCTGCAAGCGGCGGATCGATTGGTGATTTTGAAGGCGGGCCGCGTGCTGCAAGAAGCTGCGCCGCGCGAGGCTTATGATCGCCCGGCTTCGCTCGATGCGGCTGCGGCGCTGGGGCCGGTCAATGTCTTTTGCGGCATCGTCGCGAACGGCGTGGTCGCAACGCCCTTCGGGACGGTTGCTTCGCAGCACTTGGCGAACGGAACGGCGGCGCAGGTCGCGGTGCGCGCCGAGGCTCTCGCGCTTGCACCGGGCGAGGATGCGCGTGTGGTCGCGGTCCGGCCGCATGGCGCGCATGATCTGGTGCGGATCGAGGCTCAGGGCGCAACGTGGCGCGTGCTGACACCGCCGCGAACGGCGCTTGGCGAAACCGTCTCAGTGCGAATTCAGCCAGCTGGCGCGTTCGCGTTTTCCGGCTGA
- a CDS encoding alpha/beta fold hydrolase — MVRTRFAPRVAAQGFIGLALMVLAACVPTVQRAGSPLDTFAGPRFEPAAERFISFDGAELGLTAWLPENGQEPRAVIIALHGMNDYANTFYLAGPWFAEHGVALYAYDARGFGRSPNRGVWAGERLMTEDLRTAIIVARRTHPNAKIVVIGDSMGSAEAIATFGAPDAPEIDRLVLVAPAVWGWSTMPDEYALALWVGAHTFPWRAVQPPRGVVRTRTASDNREALLQAGRAPHMIWSTRIDALYGLVGLMETASERAADLNGNVIFLYGAHDQIIPRNSAVAAARRLPATARTALYENGWHWLLRDNQREVVYADILAFIDDPHTALPSEAPPLLPIVQANR, encoded by the coding sequence ATGGTTCGAACAAGATTTGCTCCCCGAGTTGCGGCGCAGGGTTTCATCGGCCTTGCGTTGATGGTCTTGGCCGCATGCGTGCCGACAGTGCAGCGCGCAGGCTCTCCGCTTGACACTTTTGCTGGTCCGCGCTTCGAGCCCGCCGCCGAGCGCTTCATCTCTTTCGATGGCGCCGAACTCGGTCTGACCGCTTGGTTGCCTGAGAATGGGCAAGAGCCGCGCGCGGTGATCATCGCGCTTCATGGCATGAACGATTACGCCAACACCTTCTATCTCGCCGGACCATGGTTCGCCGAGCACGGCGTTGCGCTCTATGCCTACGATGCGCGGGGTTTTGGCCGTTCGCCCAATCGCGGCGTCTGGGCCGGCGAGCGGCTAATGACCGAAGATTTGCGCACGGCAATCATTGTCGCGCGCCGCACCCATCCAAACGCCAAGATCGTCGTCATCGGCGATTCCATGGGGTCTGCCGAAGCGATCGCCACGTTCGGCGCTCCCGATGCGCCCGAGATCGATCGCTTGGTGCTCGTTGCGCCCGCTGTGTGGGGCTGGTCGACCATGCCCGATGAATATGCACTCGCACTTTGGGTTGGCGCCCACACCTTCCCGTGGCGCGCGGTGCAGCCGCCGCGCGGCGTCGTCCGCACCCGCACCGCCTCCGATAATCGCGAAGCGTTGCTGCAAGCAGGGCGCGCGCCGCACATGATCTGGTCGACGCGGATCGATGCGCTCTATGGGCTCGTCGGTCTGATGGAGACGGCGTCTGAACGCGCGGCCGACCTCAATGGCAATGTGATCTTCCTCTACGGGGCGCACGACCAGATCATCCCGCGCAATTCCGCCGTCGCCGCCGCGCGCCGCCTGCCGGCCACCGCCCGGACCGCACTCTACGAAAACGGCTGGCACTGGCTGCTCCGCGACAACCAGCGTGAGGTCGTCTACGCTGATATTCTTGCGTTTATCGACGACCCGCACACCGCTTTGCCGTCCGAGGCGCCTCCGCTTTTACCTATCGTCCAAGCAAATCGTTAA
- a CDS encoding SAM-dependent methyltransferase translates to MAARKALFDKKGLALTRAKFRAWWEGEAFNEEAALAEIEAKLAADPPANDGDPEDELFDELPYEMPPRMQALAILWGDDRVRPGDATADKLEPARIGLAPEGVLAVLGPGLAGPMVAVAAAHPGKIEIFEWREETFEALKHGLKKAKLDERVTASRIDLEAHVFTPASFDGLLSIDDFAYCGYPPHLAQQIMKSLKPGACAVVECYVGFKTPELATAFASSFAEPQIRAHGDILQFFVDAGLALEADEDMTDDFLSTARTAFKQLGEKLAAAGGLEVPVARELAWEAEAWRMRLQLLATRRLERRRFVLRKSADAQPENANAPAG, encoded by the coding sequence ATGGCGGCTCGGAAAGCTCTTTTCGATAAGAAAGGTCTCGCGCTCACGCGTGCGAAGTTCCGCGCGTGGTGGGAAGGTGAGGCCTTCAACGAGGAGGCCGCGCTCGCCGAGATCGAGGCAAAACTCGCCGCCGATCCGCCCGCCAATGATGGCGATCCCGAAGACGAACTCTTTGACGAATTGCCCTATGAGATGCCGCCGCGTATGCAGGCGCTGGCTATCCTTTGGGGCGATGATCGCGTTCGTCCGGGTGACGCAACCGCTGACAAACTCGAACCCGCGCGCATCGGCCTTGCGCCCGAAGGCGTGCTCGCCGTGCTTGGACCGGGCCTCGCGGGGCCGATGGTTGCGGTCGCGGCGGCGCATCCCGGCAAGATTGAAATCTTCGAGTGGCGCGAAGAAACGTTCGAAGCGCTGAAGCATGGCTTGAAAAAAGCCAAGCTCGATGAGCGCGTCACCGCATCGCGCATCGATCTGGAAGCGCACGTCTTCACGCCCGCATCTTTCGATGGCCTGCTGAGCATCGATGACTTCGCCTATTGCGGATACCCGCCGCACTTGGCGCAACAGATCATGAAGAGCTTGAAGCCGGGCGCCTGCGCCGTGGTGGAATGCTATGTTGGCTTCAAGACGCCGGAACTGGCAACAGCGTTCGCATCATCCTTCGCCGAACCACAAATTCGCGCTCATGGCGACATCCTGCAATTCTTTGTCGACGCTGGGCTTGCGCTCGAAGCCGACGAGGACATGACCGACGATTTCCTCTCCACCGCGCGCACCGCCTTTAAGCAACTCGGTGAGAAGCTCGCGGCCGCCGGTGGCCTGGAAGTACCGGTAGCGCGTGAACTAGCGTGGGAAGCGGAAGCTTGGCGTATGCGGCTGCAATTGTTGGCCACGCGCCGGCTTGAGCGCCGCCGTTTCGTCTTGCGCAAGTCCGCCGATGCTCAGCCGGAAAACGCGAACGCGCCAGCTGGCTGA
- a CDS encoding formylglycine-generating enzyme family protein → MVREINISSAASALGAVRLAVNVAISLAGLAFVWLSMLLIMQPWPWVVGGLVAVLAVFALVVFGLRSMNLLVGALPPLAIVAAIVALVVIVINEKDTPPQAVDAAAIQQVDAVGGAMGIVTLFGGLAYLVIPFLWAYVRYASLSPAGRMIASPMPRVRTIGAAFSEVFGSWRGFRRPLPMRVGSSTLLTIAAILQSLGAALTAGLTLTFVGQVAFMLFPDARPQGPNALMEIVLTYGGTFGVIAVLSWIPLLLASAFRNAARGLARQGLAARVKADERPPTLFLRSFQDDQVGLPRTHLLARGFAGELGTRRIDHILVEEFSRYAPVVALGKPGEKSLPFGAARVYSEHENWQATVHELAAKSNYIVLIADPSPGVAWEIENMLTGPYRDKVLLICAPRHGDLREVEALRNWPPIASAASSKGRIIAAYTARDGSPVLLSTRGKPSAQTYQVALQAFFRERAAVLGDAKEAVRAPTELKDRGSPLGFALGGALTACFALGLLGLGALSVRDILAPNLDPGRDERSVSAAVGAPLAEGEFDDCEGADWCPRMVVIQGGSFVMGSPSEEAPRWDDEYPQHLVTVPGFAVGKFEVTFNQWEACVRAGGCTSNPQPSDEGWGRGDLPVINVSWSDAQEYVRWLSQATGENYRLLSEAEWEYVALAGAELPALGEAARDSANLGKESYGGFGGDAQGADRWLVSAPVGSFAPNAFGVHDTMGNVQEWVEDCYNGTYDGAPTDGAAWTSGDCSLRVMRGGAWSSVHNEVRASSRTSYSAGSGDTGFRVARSMPQPEAPID, encoded by the coding sequence ATGGTCCGAGAAATCAACATATCGAGCGCCGCGAGTGCGTTGGGCGCGGTGCGGCTCGCGGTTAATGTGGCGATCTCGTTGGCGGGCCTCGCTTTCGTCTGGCTGTCGATGTTGCTGATCATGCAACCGTGGCCGTGGGTCGTGGGCGGCTTGGTCGCCGTCCTCGCCGTGTTCGCGTTGGTTGTGTTCGGCCTGCGCAGCATGAACTTGCTGGTGGGGGCGCTGCCACCCTTGGCGATCGTGGCCGCTATCGTCGCGCTCGTTGTCATCGTCATCAACGAAAAGGATACGCCGCCGCAGGCCGTGGATGCGGCGGCCATACAGCAAGTCGACGCCGTAGGCGGCGCCATGGGGATTGTAACCCTCTTCGGCGGCTTGGCTTATTTGGTGATCCCTTTCCTGTGGGCGTATGTGCGATACGCGTCGTTGTCGCCGGCCGGCCGCATGATCGCGAGCCCAATGCCGCGCGTACGCACGATCGGGGCGGCGTTCAGCGAAGTGTTCGGGTCGTGGCGCGGTTTTCGCCGGCCGCTGCCGATGCGCGTGGGCTCCAGCACGCTGCTGACGATCGCGGCGATCCTGCAATCGCTCGGCGCTGCGCTCACGGCGGGGCTGACGCTGACCTTCGTTGGCCAGGTAGCGTTCATGCTCTTTCCAGATGCGCGGCCGCAGGGGCCCAATGCGCTGATGGAGATCGTGCTTACTTACGGTGGGACGTTTGGTGTGATCGCGGTGCTTTCGTGGATTCCGCTGCTGCTCGCGAGCGCGTTTCGCAACGCAGCGCGCGGGCTTGCACGCCAGGGGCTTGCGGCGCGCGTGAAAGCCGACGAACGGCCGCCAACTCTATTCTTGCGCAGCTTCCAGGATGATCAAGTGGGCCTGCCGCGCACGCACTTGCTCGCGCGCGGCTTCGCCGGCGAGCTGGGCACGCGGCGCATCGATCACATCCTGGTGGAGGAATTCAGCCGCTACGCGCCGGTTGTTGCGCTTGGCAAGCCGGGTGAGAAGTCGCTGCCGTTTGGGGCCGCGCGCGTCTATTCGGAGCACGAGAATTGGCAGGCGACTGTCCACGAGCTCGCGGCGAAATCCAACTACATCGTGCTGATCGCCGATCCCAGCCCGGGTGTGGCCTGGGAAATCGAGAACATGCTGACGGGGCCGTACCGCGACAAGGTGCTGCTCATCTGCGCGCCGCGCCATGGCGATCTCCGCGAGGTTGAGGCTTTGCGCAATTGGCCGCCCATCGCGTCCGCCGCCAGTTCCAAAGGACGCATCATCGCCGCCTACACCGCGCGCGATGGCTCGCCTGTGCTGTTGAGCACACGCGGCAAGCCCAGCGCGCAGACTTATCAAGTGGCGTTGCAGGCGTTCTTCCGCGAGCGCGCGGCGGTGCTTGGCGATGCGAAGGAAGCGGTGCGCGCGCCGACGGAATTGAAGGATCGCGGCTCGCCGCTCGGCTTTGCGCTCGGTGGGGCGCTGACGGCGTGCTTCGCGCTCGGCCTGCTGGGCCTCGGCGCTCTTTCAGTTAGAGACATCCTTGCGCCCAATCTCGATCCCGGTCGGGATGAGCGTTCGGTCAGCGCCGCGGTCGGCGCGCCGCTGGCCGAAGGAGAGTTCGACGATTGCGAAGGCGCCGATTGGTGCCCACGCATGGTCGTCATCCAGGGCGGGAGCTTCGTGATGGGCTCGCCGTCCGAAGAGGCTCCGCGATGGGACGACGAATATCCTCAGCATCTGGTGACCGTGCCTGGATTCGCGGTTGGAAAGTTCGAGGTGACCTTCAACCAATGGGAAGCCTGCGTGCGCGCGGGCGGTTGCACGTCCAACCCTCAGCCGTCTGACGAGGGATGGGGACGCGGCGATCTTCCCGTCATCAACGTGTCGTGGAGCGATGCGCAGGAATACGTTCGCTGGCTTAGCCAAGCGACGGGCGAGAACTACAGGCTCTTGAGCGAAGCCGAGTGGGAATACGTGGCGCTCGCCGGCGCCGAGCTACCCGCCTTGGGGGAGGCCGCGCGCGACAGCGCGAACCTCGGAAAAGAGAGCTATGGCGGCTTCGGGGGTGATGCGCAGGGCGCGGACCGCTGGCTCGTCAGCGCGCCGGTTGGATCGTTCGCGCCCAACGCATTTGGCGTGCACGATACGATGGGCAACGTCCAAGAATGGGTCGAGGATTGCTACAATGGGACCTATGACGGCGCGCCAACCGACGGCGCGGCGTGGACGAGCGGCGATTGCTCACTCAGAGTGATGCGCGGCGGCGCCTGGAGCAGCGTGCACAACGAAGTCCGCGCGTCCTCACGGACAAGCTATTCGGCTGGCAGCGGCGACACCGGCTTTCGCGTGGCGCGATCCATGCCACAGCCGGAGGCTCCAATCGATTGA
- a CDS encoding extracellular solute-binding protein, whose product MSFVMNRRALVLGASATAAAACTPGGGGEKFVNVYTARHYDSDRALYAAFQAATGVEVRALTGSAEQLLERMRAEGDASEADVFISADAGNLWRVKEAGLLQNVTTPTLQEKVPAHLRDPDGAFWGFTKRARIIVYRKDAVRPEEVATMDALGTARFRKQIVMRSSSNTYQLSTLAARIERLGAENAKAWAAAVRANFAHDPQGSDTDQIKAVAAGEAQASVCNHYYYFRMMRSDDPADRSVVEKVGFVFPDQAGAGAHVNISGGGVTAYAKRRDRAVQFLEYLVSDEAQTTLAPLNDEFPIRPEIAPAPDLAALGPFKEENIPLDALGRHQAEAARIFEEVGWS is encoded by the coding sequence TTGTCCTTCGTTATGAACCGTCGCGCGCTCGTTTTGGGCGCCTCCGCGACTGCTGCCGCCGCCTGCACGCCCGGCGGCGGCGGGGAAAAGTTCGTCAACGTCTATACGGCGCGGCACTACGATTCCGACCGCGCTCTTTACGCGGCCTTTCAAGCGGCGACGGGCGTTGAAGTTCGGGCGCTGACCGGTAGCGCCGAGCAATTGCTGGAGCGCATGCGCGCCGAAGGCGATGCAAGCGAGGCCGATGTGTTTATCAGCGCCGACGCGGGCAATCTGTGGCGAGTCAAGGAAGCCGGCCTCCTCCAGAACGTCACCACACCGACGCTGCAAGAAAAGGTGCCCGCGCACCTGCGCGATCCGGACGGCGCGTTCTGGGGCTTCACCAAGCGCGCGCGCATTATCGTCTATCGCAAGGATGCCGTGCGCCCCGAAGAAGTCGCGACCATGGATGCGCTCGGCACTGCCCGCTTCCGCAAGCAGATCGTGATGCGCTCTTCATCAAACACCTACCAACTTTCTACACTGGCGGCGCGAATTGAGAGGCTTGGCGCGGAAAACGCAAAGGCGTGGGCCGCCGCCGTGCGCGCCAATTTCGCGCATGATCCGCAGGGCAGTGACACCGATCAGATCAAGGCGGTGGCTGCGGGCGAAGCGCAAGCTTCGGTATGCAACCACTATTACTACTTCCGCATGATGCGTTCGGACGACCCGGCCGATCGCTCCGTCGTCGAGAAGGTTGGCTTCGTGTTTCCGGATCAAGCTGGCGCCGGCGCCCACGTCAACATCTCTGGCGGAGGTGTCACCGCGTACGCCAAGCGCCGGGATCGCGCCGTGCAGTTCCTGGAATATCTGGTGAGCGATGAGGCGCAAACCACGCTTGCACCACTCAACGACGAATTCCCGATCCGTCCGGAAATCGCACCAGCGCCCGACCTCGCGGCGCTCGGGCCGTTCAAGGAAGAAAACATCCCACTTGATGCGTTGGGCCGCCACCAAGCGGAAGCCGCTCGCATCTTCGAAGAAGTGGGTTGGAGCTAA